Proteins from a single region of Rhipicephalus sanguineus isolate Rsan-2018 chromosome 5, BIME_Rsan_1.4, whole genome shotgun sequence:
- the LOC119394805 gene encoding uncharacterized protein LOC119394805: MIMGVSRRYGDVALGVNVTDTFHHTQEKSHHGAFVQLSNASPSAFLEKAVPKIYDQVKIHDTESSGQLLKTWQASFFTGSKEDDKCNEQYLEIGCGPGNLTRDYLLPLCPLSMRRLVAVDNSYPMIDYARREHGHSKIEHRMLDIAIDGEVSQFIEAEGQFDRVYSFLTFHWIHDKGAALRNVERLLTPGGECLIVFNPHPGPLQLSKAMINSDRWKEYSDVLKKVGPEFPDTHDPACLRNYLIDIVRSTRLVPLTCELVRVEAPSATMEEVARLVLPMNPVYSLLTEQGKAELEDFLKQLIKQGRYSNYSSTGARRNLRFVFHGYKP, from the exons atgatcatgggtgttagtcgtcgctaCGGAGATGtggcactaggcgtcaacgtga CGGACACGTTCCACCATACGCAGGAGAAGTCGCATCATGGAGCGTTCGTTCAGTTATCCAACGCGTCACCATCGGCGTTCCTCGAGAAGGCGGTGCCCAAGATCTACGACCAGGTCAAGATCCATGACACCGAGTCGTCGGGCCAGCTTCTGAAGACCTGGCAGGCGTCGTTCTTCACCGGCTCGAAAGAAGACGACAAATGCAACGAGCAGTATCTGGAAATCGGTTGCGGACCGGGCAACCTCACGCGCGACTACCTGCTGCCGCTCTGCCCGCTGTCAATGAGAAGACTAGTAGCGGTGGACAACTCGTACCCCATGATCGATTACGCTAGGCGAGAACACGGCCACTCGAAGATCGAACACCGTATGCTGGACATCGCGATCGATGGCGAGGTGTCTCAGTTCATCGAAGCCGAAGGACAGTTTGATCGCGTCTATTCCTTCCTGACGTTCCACTGGATACACGACAAAGGTGCCGCGCTGAGGAACGTCGAACGCTTGTTGACCCCAGGTGGTGAGTGCCTGATCGTCTTCAATCCTCATCCTGGACCCCTACAGCTTTCCAAAGCAATGATAAACTCGGACCGATGGAAGGAATACAGTGAC GTGCTGAAGAAGGTTGGGCCAGAGTTTCCCGACACCCACGACCCTGCGTGCCTGAGGAACTACCTTATCGACATCGTCAGATCAACCAGACTCGTGCCGCTGACGTGCGAACTGGTGCGCGTGGAGGCCCCGAGTGCCACTATGGAGGAAGTTGCGC GTCTAGTTCTGCCCATGAACCCGGTCTACTCGCTTCTGACAGAACAAGGAAAGGCCGAGTTGGAGGATTTTCTCAAGCAACTCATCAAACAAGGTCGTTACTCGAACTATTCAAGCACAGGGGCACGTCGGAACCTGAGATTCGTCTTTCACGGATATAAGCCGTAG